The following are from one region of the Alphaproteobacteria bacterium genome:
- a CDS encoding DUF2182 domain-containing protein, whose protein sequence is MPDVTAALETVLKRDRAIVIAGLIFVSAVSWAYVLSGAGMDMSGSETAAMSGAGAMAMPAPWTPGYAVLMLAMWWVMMVAMMLPSAAPMVLLFAAISRKERERGGVPAAAGFFVTGYLLAWGGFSLVAVVLQWALEHLALLSPMMATTSVGLGAALLIAAGIYQLTPLKQACLRHCRSPVAFLAGHWRPGAAGAIRMGLAHGLFCLGCCWVLMALLFYGGVMNLWWIGGLALYVLIEKLAPAGPNIGRFTGLVLILWGLWLMSMLAMG, encoded by the coding sequence TCAAGCGCGACCGGGCCATCGTCATCGCCGGCCTGATCTTCGTCAGCGCCGTCTCGTGGGCTTATGTCCTGAGCGGCGCCGGTATGGACATGTCCGGCTCGGAGACGGCGGCGATGTCGGGCGCCGGCGCGATGGCCATGCCGGCACCTTGGACGCCCGGCTATGCCGTCCTGATGCTGGCCATGTGGTGGGTCATGATGGTGGCGATGATGCTGCCCAGCGCCGCGCCCATGGTGCTGTTGTTCGCCGCCATCAGCCGCAAGGAGCGCGAGCGCGGCGGGGTCCCGGCGGCGGCCGGGTTTTTCGTCACCGGCTATCTGCTGGCCTGGGGCGGCTTCAGCCTCGTCGCTGTAGTGTTGCAATGGGCGCTGGAGCATCTGGCGCTGCTCTCACCGATGATGGCGACGACCAGCGTGGGCCTCGGTGCCGCCCTGCTGATCGCCGCTGGCATCTATCAGTTGACACCGCTGAAGCAGGCCTGCCTGCGCCACTGCCGCTCGCCGGTCGCATTCCTGGCCGGGCACTGGCGGCCAGGTGCGGCCGGAGCCATCCGCATGGGCTTGGCCCACGGCCTGTTCTGCCTCGGTTGCTGCTGGGTGCTGATGGCGCTGCTGTTCTATGGCGGTGTCATGAATCTCTGGTGGATCGGCGGTCTGGCGCTCTATGTGCTGATCGAGAAGCTGGCCCCCGCGGGCCCGAATATCGGCCGCTTCACGGGCCTTGTGCTGATCCTCTGGGGGCTCTGGCTCATGAGTATGTTGGCAATGGGATAA